The Eublepharis macularius isolate TG4126 chromosome 3, MPM_Emac_v1.0, whole genome shotgun sequence genome has a window encoding:
- the MTRF1 gene encoding peptide chain release factor 1, mitochondrial isoform X1 translates to MKPCRGIPLYRTWLGNCCGQRCSLSVPAKRIPCLAEWNTFQHNSWWNKVTSVIFNNWSRRCHQTSETLWNHEALQKYLQTLNQEYQRVSRLLGDCSLSEHSRKTLGKRHTELSPLAEAFEELQEARKEIQDLEMLCAKLNTPEEKQLIELAVEEKEAVDQKISTLCRKLSQILIPREKYDNCDAVLEVTSGRTTGGDICQQFTQEVFEMYQSYAAFKCWAFEILNYTPAEYGGIHHAAARISGDHVYRHLKYEGGTHRVQRIPETGLSSRMQRIHTGTMSVIVLPQPEEVKIKVEPKDLRVDTFRAKGAGGQHVNTTDSAVRVVHIPTGLTVECQQERSQLMNKETAMRMLREKLYQQTIERELSQKTSARKLQLGTRAQSERIRTYNFTQDRVTDHRISYEVRNIKEFLSGKGLLEDLISKLLEAAEMEALAELLDHNCRSLQADP, encoded by the exons ATGAAACCTTGCCGGGGAATTCCTCTTTACCGAACATGGTTGGGTAACTGCTGCGGTCAGCGCTGCTCACTTTCCGTTCCTGCAAAGAGAATACCCTGTTTGGCAGAATGGAATACCTTTCAGCACAACTCCTGGTGGAACAAAGTTACTTCTGTTATATTTAATAACTGGTCACGGAGATGTCACCAGACCTCAGAAACACTGTGGAACCATGAAGCTCTGCAAAAATATCTGCAGACTTTAAATCAAGAGTATCAAAGGGTTAGTCGGTTGCTAGGGGACTGTTCCCTTAGTGAACACAGTCGAAAGACTTTGGGTAAGAGGCACACTGAACTATCTCCACTCGCTGAGGCCTTTGAAGAATTACAAGAGGCCAGAAAAGAGATCCAGGATTTGGAGATGCTTTGTGCAA AGTTAAACACCCCAGAAGAGAAACAGCTGATAGAACTTGCTGTAGAGGAAAAGGAAGCTGTCGACCAGAAAATCAGCACTCTGTGTCGAAAG CTTTCTCAGATCTTGATCCCAAGAGAAAAATATGACAACTGTGATGCTGTATTAGAAGTGACGTCTGGCAGGACAACGGGAG GAGACATTTGTCAGCAGTTTACGCAGGAAGTGTTTGAGATGTACCAGAGCTATGCTGCTTTCAAATGTTGGGCCTTTGAAATCCTGAATTACACTCCAGCTGAGTATG GTGGAATACACCATGCAGCCGCCCGTATTTCTGGAGACCATGTGTACAGGCATTTGAAATATGAAGGAGGTACGCACAGGGTGCAGCGAATCCCCGAGACTGGTTTATCTTCAAGAATGCAGCGGATCCACACAGGGACCATGTCAGTTATTGTCCTCCCCCAGCCAGAAGAG GTGAAGATCAAAGTAGAACCAAAAGATCTGCGTgtagatacatttcgagccaaaGGGGCAGGAGGACAGCACGTCAATACAACAGACAGTGCTGTGAGAGTTGTACACATTCCTACAG GGTTGACTGTTGAGTGCCAACAGGAGCGATCTCAGCTAATGAATAAAGAAACGGCCATGCGGATGTTGAGAGAAAAGCTGTACCAGCAGACCATTGAGAGAGAGTTGAGCCAGAAGACCAGTGCTCGGAAGCTGCAG tTAGGAACAAGAGCCCAGTCAGAGAGAATTCGCACATATAACTTCACCCAAGACAGAGTCACTGACCACCGAATCTCCTACGAAGTACGCAATATCAAG GAATTCCTGAGTGGCAAGGGGCTGCTGGAGGATCTGATCAGCAAGCTGTTGGAAGCAGCAGAGATGGAGGCTCTGGCGGAACTCTTGGACCACAACTGTAGATCTCTACAAGCAGACCCCTGA
- the MTRF1 gene encoding peptide chain release factor 1, mitochondrial isoform X2, which translates to MSKGDICQQFTQEVFEMYQSYAAFKCWAFEILNYTPAEYGGIHHAAARISGDHVYRHLKYEGGTHRVQRIPETGLSSRMQRIHTGTMSVIVLPQPEEVKIKVEPKDLRVDTFRAKGAGGQHVNTTDSAVRVVHIPTGLTVECQQERSQLMNKETAMRMLREKLYQQTIERELSQKTSARKLQLGTRAQSERIRTYNFTQDRVTDHRISYEVRNIKEFLSGKGLLEDLISKLLEAAEMEALAELLDHNCRSLQADP; encoded by the exons ATGAGTAAAG GAGACATTTGTCAGCAGTTTACGCAGGAAGTGTTTGAGATGTACCAGAGCTATGCTGCTTTCAAATGTTGGGCCTTTGAAATCCTGAATTACACTCCAGCTGAGTATG GTGGAATACACCATGCAGCCGCCCGTATTTCTGGAGACCATGTGTACAGGCATTTGAAATATGAAGGAGGTACGCACAGGGTGCAGCGAATCCCCGAGACTGGTTTATCTTCAAGAATGCAGCGGATCCACACAGGGACCATGTCAGTTATTGTCCTCCCCCAGCCAGAAGAG GTGAAGATCAAAGTAGAACCAAAAGATCTGCGTgtagatacatttcgagccaaaGGGGCAGGAGGACAGCACGTCAATACAACAGACAGTGCTGTGAGAGTTGTACACATTCCTACAG GGTTGACTGTTGAGTGCCAACAGGAGCGATCTCAGCTAATGAATAAAGAAACGGCCATGCGGATGTTGAGAGAAAAGCTGTACCAGCAGACCATTGAGAGAGAGTTGAGCCAGAAGACCAGTGCTCGGAAGCTGCAG tTAGGAACAAGAGCCCAGTCAGAGAGAATTCGCACATATAACTTCACCCAAGACAGAGTCACTGACCACCGAATCTCCTACGAAGTACGCAATATCAAG GAATTCCTGAGTGGCAAGGGGCTGCTGGAGGATCTGATCAGCAAGCTGTTGGAAGCAGCAGAGATGGAGGCTCTGGCGGAACTCTTGGACCACAACTGTAGATCTCTACAAGCAGACCCCTGA